A part of Tessaracoccus timonensis genomic DNA contains:
- the ilvA gene encoding threonine ammonia-lyase IlvA, whose product MTSVAELAELIPSALERINGVAELTPVQRNARLSTLTGSEVWLKREDLQPVRSYKLRGAYNLIAQLSSDEQRAGVVCASAGNHAQGVAFSASQLGIHATIFVPHTTPRQKRERITALGGGHVELVMAGSTYDQASNASKEFAKAEGKVLVPAFDDPRTIAGQATAVAEAFEQLDFVPDVVLLPVGGGGLLSGAAAWLRTHHPEVRIVGVEPEGAPCVAAALSSGRPMELSDIDTFVDGAAVSRVGDVTFDIIREAKPELVRVPEGQVCSEMLDMYQIDGIIAEPAGALASSALPTGGVGTRVQIPGGSKVLSLISGGNNDVARYAEVVERSLIHEGRKRYFLVSFPQQPGALRRFLDEVLGPDDDIAHFEYVKRSSRETGPAMVGIELGNPGDYPFLMQRIAEVGMEVELITYGSPLFRFLV is encoded by the coding sequence ATGACTTCCGTCGCTGAACTCGCCGAACTCATCCCGTCTGCGCTGGAGCGCATCAACGGCGTCGCCGAACTGACGCCAGTCCAGCGCAACGCGCGGCTCTCGACGCTCACCGGCAGCGAGGTGTGGCTCAAGCGAGAAGATCTCCAGCCCGTCCGCTCCTATAAGTTGCGCGGCGCCTACAACCTCATCGCCCAACTCTCCAGCGACGAGCAACGCGCCGGCGTGGTCTGCGCGTCGGCCGGCAACCACGCCCAAGGCGTGGCGTTCAGCGCCTCCCAGCTCGGCATCCACGCGACGATTTTCGTGCCCCACACCACCCCACGGCAGAAGCGTGAGCGCATCACCGCGCTGGGCGGGGGCCACGTCGAGCTAGTGATGGCTGGCTCCACCTATGACCAGGCGAGTAACGCGTCGAAAGAATTCGCCAAGGCCGAGGGCAAGGTGCTCGTGCCGGCGTTCGACGACCCGCGCACCATCGCCGGGCAGGCCACCGCCGTCGCGGAGGCGTTCGAACAGCTCGACTTCGTGCCCGACGTAGTGCTGCTGCCCGTGGGCGGCGGCGGGCTCCTGTCCGGGGCCGCGGCTTGGCTGCGCACCCACCATCCGGAAGTGCGCATCGTCGGGGTTGAACCGGAAGGCGCACCGTGCGTGGCCGCTGCGCTCTCGTCCGGCCGGCCCATGGAGCTCAGCGACATCGACACCTTCGTCGACGGCGCGGCAGTCTCCCGCGTGGGGGATGTGACGTTCGACATCATCCGCGAGGCGAAACCCGAACTCGTCCGGGTGCCTGAGGGGCAAGTCTGCAGCGAGATGCTGGACATGTACCAAATCGACGGCATCATCGCGGAGCCCGCTGGCGCCCTGGCATCGTCGGCACTCCCCACCGGCGGAGTGGGCACCCGAGTGCAGATTCCGGGTGGGTCGAAGGTCCTCTCCCTCATCTCCGGCGGTAACAACGACGTCGCGCGCTACGCCGAGGTGGTGGAGCGCTCGCTCATCCACGAGGGCCGGAAGCGGTACTTCCTGGTGAGTTTCCCGCAGCAGCCTGGCGCGCTGCGAAGGTTCCTCGACGAGGTCCTCGGCCCCGACGACGACATCGCCCACTTCGAGTACGTGAAGCGCAGCTCGCGCGAGACCGGCCCCGCCATGGTAGGCATCGAACTCGGGAACCCCGGCGACTACCCGTTCCTGATGCAGCGCATCGCCGAGGTTGGCATGGAAGTGGAGCTCATCACCTACGGATCCCCGCTGTTCAGGTTCCTCGTGTAG
- a CDS encoding PIN domain-containing protein, which yields MIILDASVLIAHFTPGDAHASSALEILDTEEELALHFLTLAEILVHPAKVGAERTIHKALDALGIMQLPVTPDEPSRIARIRATTSLRMPDACVLAAALHQGAALATFDSHLADVARNNGVTTPEFFD from the coding sequence GTGATCATTCTCGACGCGAGCGTACTGATTGCCCACTTCACGCCAGGAGACGCCCACGCCAGCAGTGCGCTGGAAATTCTGGACACCGAGGAAGAGCTCGCACTGCACTTCCTCACCCTGGCAGAAATACTCGTCCACCCTGCGAAGGTGGGCGCCGAGCGCACCATCCACAAGGCGCTCGACGCTCTAGGCATCATGCAGCTACCGGTGACGCCCGACGAGCCGTCCCGCATCGCGCGGATTCGAGCGACTACCAGCCTGCGCATGCCAGATGCCTGCGTGCTCGCGGCAGCGCTCCATCAGGGTGCAGCCCTCGCCACCTTCGACAGCCATCTCGCCGACGTCGCCCGGAACAATGGCGTCACGACGCCAGAGTTCTTCGACTAA
- a CDS encoding 4-hydroxy-3-methylbut-2-enyl diphosphate reductase has product MANEKRVVVAAPRGYCAGVDRAVITVEKSLDLYEQPIYVRKEIVHNKHVVENLESRGAIFVDELDEVPEGSTVVFSAHGVSPLVHEEAGKRQLKTVDATCPLVTKVHHEAKRFAKDGMTILLIGHDGHEEVEGTMGEAPENTILVESPDDVDKVELPEGASVAWLSQTTLSVDETMEIVRRLREKFPQLQDPPSDDICYATQNRQMAVKQIASKGCDLMIVVGSDNSSNTKRLVEVALEAGAKASYRVDNHTEIKDEWLDGADVVGVTSGASVPERLVQGVLEFLESKGYPPGVEETLTEETLHFALPPELRKDLRKKVQH; this is encoded by the coding sequence ATGGCTAATGAGAAGCGAGTGGTGGTGGCCGCGCCGCGTGGATACTGCGCGGGGGTTGACAGGGCCGTGATCACCGTCGAGAAGTCCCTTGACCTGTACGAACAGCCCATCTACGTGCGAAAAGAGATCGTGCACAACAAGCACGTCGTCGAAAATCTCGAGAGTCGAGGGGCGATTTTCGTCGATGAGCTCGACGAAGTGCCCGAGGGGTCGACTGTCGTGTTCTCGGCGCACGGGGTGTCGCCGCTCGTCCACGAGGAGGCCGGCAAGCGGCAATTGAAGACCGTCGACGCGACCTGCCCGCTGGTCACGAAGGTGCATCACGAGGCGAAGCGCTTCGCGAAGGACGGCATGACGATTCTCCTCATCGGCCACGACGGCCACGAGGAAGTTGAGGGCACCATGGGGGAGGCGCCTGAGAACACCATCCTCGTGGAGTCGCCCGACGACGTTGACAAAGTGGAGTTGCCCGAGGGGGCCAGCGTCGCGTGGCTGTCGCAAACCACGTTGTCAGTGGACGAGACGATGGAGATCGTGCGTCGACTGCGCGAGAAGTTTCCGCAGCTGCAGGACCCACCGTCGGACGACATTTGCTACGCCACACAAAACCGCCAGATGGCGGTAAAGCAGATCGCGTCCAAGGGCTGCGACCTGATGATCGTTGTGGGCTCCGACAACTCGTCCAACACGAAACGCCTTGTCGAAGTGGCATTGGAGGCAGGCGCGAAAGCCTCGTACCGCGTGGATAACCACACGGAGATCAAGGACGAGTGGCTCGATGGGGCCGACGTGGTGGGGGTTACCTCCGGCGCGTCAGTGCCCGAGCGGCTGGTGCAGGGCGTCCTCGAGTTTCTGGAATCGAAGGGGTATCCCCCTGGTGTTGAGGAAACCCTCACAGAAGAGACGCTGCATTTCGCATTGCCGCCTGAGCTCAGGAAAGACCTCCGCAAGAAGGTGCAGCACTGA
- the xseA gene encoding exodeoxyribonuclease VII large subunit translates to MALTSSREAPQPLGRIVEAVGDWVGRLGEVWVEAQIVELRRRAAQIQFLTLRDVNADFSCSATATAAVLDAAGPLPEGSRVVARVKPRLYTPTSRFSFTVLEIQVAGEGRLLLELEQRKRKLQAEGLFDVSRKRPIPFLPSMIGLVTGRDSDAERDVLRNMELRWPGARFRVEHALVQGAQAAASVMQALAILDDDPAVDVIIIARGGGSLEDLLPFSDEGVVRAVAKARTPVISAIGHERDTPILDLVADLRASTPTDAAKRVVPDVVQELAGLDDARARIRAAVAGRIDIEQRRLDELRSRPVITDPTRAFAIHDERLALLRHQLRGSIDRRIRDEASELGRLLATVRATSPKRTLERGYAVLVGSDGALSSIADATVGEQIHAYLADGELGLTIDEVTERNRND, encoded by the coding sequence ATGGCGCTCACGAGTTCCCGCGAAGCCCCGCAGCCGCTGGGGCGGATCGTCGAGGCGGTCGGCGATTGGGTCGGCCGCCTCGGCGAGGTTTGGGTGGAGGCGCAGATCGTCGAGCTGCGGCGTCGGGCGGCGCAGATCCAGTTCCTCACGTTGCGCGACGTCAATGCCGATTTCTCCTGCAGCGCCACCGCCACGGCCGCCGTGCTCGATGCAGCAGGCCCGTTGCCCGAGGGGTCGCGCGTCGTGGCGCGGGTGAAGCCCCGCCTATACACGCCCACGTCGAGGTTCTCGTTCACCGTGCTGGAAATCCAGGTCGCGGGCGAAGGGCGGCTGCTCCTCGAGCTGGAGCAGCGCAAACGCAAACTCCAGGCCGAGGGGCTCTTCGACGTCAGCCGCAAACGCCCCATTCCGTTCCTGCCGTCAATGATCGGCCTTGTCACGGGCCGAGATTCCGACGCGGAACGCGACGTGCTGCGCAACATGGAGCTGCGCTGGCCGGGCGCGAGGTTCCGCGTTGAGCATGCGCTCGTGCAGGGCGCGCAGGCCGCCGCGTCCGTGATGCAGGCTCTGGCAATCCTCGACGACGACCCCGCCGTCGACGTCATTATCATCGCCCGCGGCGGTGGGTCGCTGGAGGATTTGCTGCCGTTCTCCGACGAAGGGGTCGTCCGGGCGGTCGCCAAGGCCCGCACCCCCGTGATCTCAGCCATCGGGCACGAACGCGACACCCCCATCCTCGACCTCGTCGCCGACCTCCGCGCCTCCACCCCCACCGACGCCGCAAAGCGCGTCGTACCCGACGTAGTGCAGGAGCTCGCCGGCCTCGACGATGCCCGCGCCCGCATCCGAGCTGCCGTGGCCGGGCGCATCGACATCGAGCAGCGCCGCCTCGACGAGCTCCGCTCGCGACCCGTCATCACCGATCCCACCAGGGCATTCGCCATTCACGACGAGCGCCTCGCCCTCCTGCGCCACCAGCTGCGCGGCAGCATTGATCGCCGAATCCGCGACGAAGCGTCCGAGTTGGGCAGGCTCCTCGCGACGGTGAGGGCCACGTCGCCGAAGCGTACGCTCGAGCGCGGGTATGCGGTGCTCGTCGGCAGCGACGGTGCTCTCTCTTCCATCGCTGACGCCACCGTCGGCGAGCAGATCCACGCCTATCTGGCCGACGGCGAGCTCGGCCTCACCATCGACGAAGTCACCGAGAGGAACCGCAATGACTGA
- a CDS encoding exodeoxyribonuclease VII small subunit → MTDQPQLTYEQAREELVEVVKKLESGGESLADSMALWQRGEELAKLCQGFLDGAREQVEQARAVEQSSDE, encoded by the coding sequence ATGACTGATCAGCCCCAGCTCACCTACGAGCAGGCCCGAGAGGAACTCGTCGAAGTGGTGAAGAAACTGGAGTCGGGTGGCGAGTCGCTGGCCGACTCCATGGCCCTGTGGCAACGCGGCGAGGAACTCGCGAAGCTCTGTCAGGGGTTTCTCGACGGCGCCCGCGAGCAGGTGGAGCAGGCGCGGGCAGTGGAGCAGTCGAGCGACGAGTAG
- a CDS encoding DUF4245 domain-containing protein: MARPNPKSRAKDMFLSMGVLLVPLVLVIAFFTMNPDENVAAIDIAPDLQRAEAEAPYPVLRAEHLPEGWKPVRSAWAKDGAKWIDNKPADGNTWMAGYMGPDGVYYGIEQRDRGVENVVRRVTREGRETGHTVDAAGIQWQSYESADGRTTSLVAKRDGWVAVIAADTNLDAVSAFATTLAPTVE, from the coding sequence ATGGCCCGCCCGAATCCGAAGTCTCGCGCGAAAGACATGTTCCTCTCCATGGGCGTGTTGCTCGTTCCGTTGGTGCTTGTCATCGCGTTTTTCACCATGAACCCCGACGAGAACGTGGCGGCCATCGATATCGCGCCCGACTTGCAGCGCGCCGAAGCGGAAGCTCCCTATCCGGTGCTGCGTGCCGAACACTTGCCCGAAGGCTGGAAACCCGTGCGATCTGCGTGGGCGAAGGACGGCGCGAAGTGGATCGATAACAAGCCGGCCGACGGTAACACCTGGATGGCGGGCTACATGGGGCCAGACGGGGTGTACTACGGCATTGAGCAGCGCGACCGAGGCGTCGAGAACGTCGTCAGGCGCGTCACCCGAGAGGGCCGAGAGACTGGGCACACCGTCGACGCCGCCGGGATACAGTGGCAATCCTATGAATCCGCCGATGGGCGCACGACCAGCCTCGTCGCCAAGCGCGACGGCTGGGTAGCCGTCATCGCCGCCGATACCAACCTCGACGCAGTCAGCGCGTTCGCAACGACGCTCGCCCCGACGGTGGAATAG
- a CDS encoding isoprenyl transferase — translation MSRLRRLLGRCRPPKWLYATYENQMLGRLDRSRLPKHVAVLADGNRRWARANAPGQPLVAGYRAGAEKLKEFVEWCDEAGIEVVTLWVLSTDNLQRSNDEELGPLLDVIRQLVEDLAATKRWPVQAVGALDLLPDDIAESLRKADADTDGIDGMHVNVACSYGGRHELRDAVRSLLRTKAAQGETLETVADTLDINEISGHLYTKGQPDPDLIIRTSGEQRLSGFLLWQSAHSEFYFCEALWPDFRRTDFVRALRSFTQRERRFGR, via the coding sequence ATGTCCCGACTTCGTCGCCTTCTCGGACGATGCCGGCCGCCGAAGTGGCTCTACGCCACGTATGAAAATCAGATGCTGGGCCGGCTCGACCGCAGCCGCCTGCCCAAGCATGTCGCCGTGCTGGCCGACGGCAACCGTCGCTGGGCGCGAGCAAACGCACCGGGGCAGCCGCTCGTCGCGGGCTATCGCGCGGGAGCCGAGAAGCTCAAGGAATTCGTCGAATGGTGCGACGAGGCCGGTATCGAGGTCGTCACCCTGTGGGTGCTGAGCACCGACAATCTGCAGCGCTCCAACGACGAGGAGCTCGGCCCGCTGCTCGACGTGATCCGCCAGCTCGTCGAAGATCTCGCGGCCACGAAGCGCTGGCCCGTGCAGGCCGTCGGCGCACTCGACCTGTTGCCCGATGACATCGCCGAATCACTCCGCAAGGCCGACGCCGACACCGACGGGATCGACGGCATGCACGTCAACGTCGCGTGCTCGTACGGGGGACGCCACGAGCTTCGCGACGCGGTTCGCTCACTGCTGCGTACTAAAGCGGCCCAGGGGGAGACGCTCGAAACGGTGGCCGACACGCTCGACATCAACGAGATTTCCGGGCACCTCTACACCAAGGGGCAGCCGGACCCCGACCTCATCATCCGCACTTCGGGCGAGCAGCGGCTCTCCGGGTTCTTGCTGTGGCAGTCCGCGCACAGTGAGTTCTACTTCTGCGAAGCGCTGTGGCCGGATTTCCGGCGCACCGACTTCGTGCGTGCCCTGCGCTCCTTCACGCAACGCGAGCGACGATTCGGCCGCTGA
- a CDS encoding hemolysin III family protein gives MTMTDSHATQLDAPTDMLLPKPVMRGWLHLGMTPLILICGLTLTALAPALDVRLGCALYTLTAVQLFGTSAAYHRGNWKQKTLAVFRRMDHSNIFIFIAGTYTPLAVALLDGTARLSLLALIWGLAIAGVAFRMLWLGAPRALYTILYVAMGWAAVGWLPQLWAAGGPAVVILIIVGGVVYSLGAVAYGTKRPKISPKWFGFHEVFHSATILAAICHNVAIWLAVFA, from the coding sequence ATGACTATGACCGACTCCCACGCAACTCAGCTCGACGCTCCCACCGACATGCTCTTGCCGAAGCCCGTGATGCGCGGCTGGCTCCACCTCGGCATGACGCCCCTCATTCTCATCTGCGGCCTCACACTCACCGCGCTCGCACCAGCGCTCGACGTGCGGCTGGGCTGCGCGCTCTACACCCTCACCGCCGTGCAGCTCTTCGGCACCAGCGCCGCCTACCACCGCGGCAACTGGAAACAGAAAACGCTGGCGGTGTTTCGTCGGATGGATCACTCCAACATCTTTATCTTCATCGCCGGAACGTACACGCCACTCGCGGTTGCGCTCCTCGACGGCACGGCCCGGCTGAGCCTTCTCGCGCTCATCTGGGGGCTGGCAATCGCGGGCGTCGCGTTCCGCATGCTCTGGCTCGGCGCCCCACGCGCGCTCTACACCATCTTGTACGTCGCGATGGGCTGGGCCGCCGTCGGATGGCTTCCGCAACTGTGGGCAGCGGGCGGACCCGCCGTCGTGATTCTCATCATCGTCGGCGGCGTGGTGTACTCGCTCGGCGCCGTGGCCTACGGCACCAAGCGCCCCAAGATCAGCCCCAAGTGGTTCGGCTTCCACGAGGTGTTCCACTCCGCGACGATCCTCGCCGCCATCTGCCACAACGTCGCCATCTGGCTCGCCGTCTTCGCCTAG
- a CDS encoding PhoH family protein gives MLDVTAHESVGQPTAPDQAIRTYVIDTSVLLSDPKAVLRFAEHNVVLPIVVITELEAKRHHMELGYFARQALRLLDELRIEHGRLDAPVPINDEGGNLRVELNHTDESTLPVGFRLGDNDTRILAVALNYANEGHDVVLVSKDLPLRVKAAAVGLAAEEYRNELPLEAGYNGMAQLDVTDDEVSAVYDGFAADVEAAKGLPVHCGVQLHGPSSKVLGRVTADGKVREIKQDREVFGIRGRSAEQRVALDLLMDESIGIVSLGGRAGTGKSALALAAGLEQTLEQRKYNKVMVFRPLYPVGGQELGYLPGSAEEKMLPWGQAVFDTLSSVTNRYVIDEVIEQEMIEVLPLTHIRGRSLHDCFVIVDEAQSLERNVLLTVLSRIGQNSRVVLTHDVAQRDNLRVGRYDGIVAVIEKLKGNPLFAHVTLQRSERSEIAGLIADMLDG, from the coding sequence GTGCTCGACGTCACCGCCCACGAATCCGTAGGCCAGCCCACCGCCCCAGACCAGGCCATCCGCACCTACGTGATCGACACCTCCGTCCTCCTATCCGACCCGAAGGCCGTACTGCGTTTCGCTGAGCACAACGTGGTGCTGCCGATCGTCGTCATCACCGAACTCGAAGCCAAGCGCCACCACATGGAGCTCGGCTACTTCGCCCGCCAGGCGCTGCGCCTCCTCGACGAGCTGCGCATCGAGCACGGCCGCCTCGACGCCCCCGTCCCCATCAACGACGAGGGCGGCAACCTCCGCGTCGAGCTCAACCACACCGACGAGTCCACGCTCCCCGTCGGCTTCCGCCTGGGCGACAACGACACCCGCATTCTCGCCGTCGCGCTGAACTACGCGAACGAGGGCCACGACGTTGTGCTGGTCTCCAAAGACCTCCCACTCAGGGTGAAAGCCGCCGCGGTCGGGCTCGCCGCCGAGGAGTACCGCAACGAACTCCCCCTCGAAGCCGGCTACAACGGCATGGCCCAGCTCGACGTGACTGACGACGAAGTCAGCGCGGTCTACGACGGTTTCGCCGCCGACGTCGAAGCGGCCAAGGGCCTTCCCGTGCACTGTGGCGTGCAGCTGCACGGGCCGTCGTCGAAGGTGCTCGGCCGCGTGACGGCAGACGGTAAGGTGCGCGAGATCAAGCAAGACCGCGAGGTGTTCGGCATTCGGGGAAGGTCTGCCGAGCAGCGCGTGGCGCTCGATCTCTTGATGGATGAGTCCATCGGCATCGTCTCCCTGGGCGGACGCGCCGGCACCGGTAAGTCGGCACTGGCGCTCGCCGCCGGGCTGGAACAAACCCTTGAGCAGCGCAAATACAACAAGGTGATGGTCTTTAGGCCGCTCTACCCCGTCGGGGGCCAAGAGCTCGGCTACCTGCCCGGCTCCGCCGAGGAAAAGATGCTGCCGTGGGGCCAGGCGGTGTTCGACACGCTCTCGTCGGTCACCAACCGGTACGTCATCGACGAGGTCATCGAGCAAGAGATGATCGAAGTGTTGCCGCTCACCCACATCCGCGGGCGCTCGCTGCACGACTGCTTCGTGATCGTCGACGAGGCCCAGTCACTCGAGCGCAACGTGCTGCTCACCGTGCTGAGCCGCATCGGGCAGAACTCGCGCGTCGTGCTCACCCACGACGTCGCGCAGCGCGACAACCTCCGCGTCGGCCGCTACGACGGCATCGTCGCCGTGATCGAAAAACTGAAAGGCAATCCTCTCTTCGCACACGTGACACTGCAACGCTCCGAGCGCTCCGAGATCGCCGGGCTCATCGCCGACATGCTCGACGGGTGA
- a CDS encoding BCCT family transporter — MATNPDAPSSDDDRSASAAQPAVPPRRTAAAAARATARRAGQVFKEMGYPHGIHPALVPGVSIEDQKVRYGIDKVILVVVGVAIAAFVSWGVIAPQNVLATSTAGLGWIMTNLGWIFNSLAIGMVIFLLAIAFSRFGRIPLGLDGEPAEYSTISWAAMLFGAGIGIGIIFFGPLEPLTYYLSPLPGLYEPATVEAVKGALAQAALHWGLNAWAIYAIVGLAVAYVSYRKGRVPLMSSILTPLWGGDSKGPGARIIDGLAIIATLFGTAASLGIGALQIAGGFELVTGWSPAGNALALGIIVLLTIGTIISAVSGVAKGIRWLSNINLVLAVGLAIFFFVLGPTVFLLNIIPGVIVQYFGTMPDMLAATTADSEEVRTFLSSWTTFYWAWWVSWAPFVGVFTAKISRGRTVRQFILGVLLIPSSIIVLAFTILGGTTIWLQRAHGTLAPGNDPANIPAPEEVFFKVLGEIDGGSIIIPLVMVMLAVFFITTSDSASLVNSQLSQGGNPHPNKLITAFWALCMAGIAIVMLLMGGRDALQGLQNLITITALPFAVVLVLMAIALVKEMRMDPLVIRRGYERAAVEKAVRHGIAEHGDNFEITVAPVPADSERAVGAGFDSTAEEVTNWYARTDEDGNPVAYDYETGTYPDDPPPPEDKTDA, encoded by the coding sequence ATGGCAACCAACCCAGACGCTCCTTCCTCCGACGACGACCGCTCGGCCTCCGCTGCCCAGCCAGCCGTGCCTCCACGTCGCACCGCAGCAGCGGCCGCCCGCGCCACCGCTCGTCGCGCAGGGCAGGTGTTCAAGGAGATGGGCTACCCGCACGGGATCCATCCCGCGCTCGTGCCGGGGGTGAGTATCGAGGATCAGAAGGTGCGTTACGGCATTGACAAGGTGATCCTCGTCGTCGTGGGCGTCGCGATCGCCGCGTTCGTCTCGTGGGGCGTCATCGCCCCGCAAAACGTGCTCGCCACCTCCACCGCCGGGCTCGGTTGGATCATGACCAACCTGGGCTGGATCTTCAACAGCCTCGCGATCGGCATGGTGATCTTCCTGCTGGCCATCGCCTTCTCGCGCTTCGGCAGGATCCCACTCGGCCTCGACGGCGAACCGGCCGAGTATTCCACCATCTCTTGGGCGGCGATGCTCTTCGGCGCAGGCATCGGCATCGGCATCATCTTCTTCGGCCCGCTCGAACCCCTCACCTACTACCTCTCACCGCTGCCTGGCCTCTACGAGCCGGCCACCGTCGAGGCCGTGAAGGGGGCGCTCGCACAGGCGGCACTGCACTGGGGCCTCAACGCATGGGCGATCTACGCGATCGTCGGGCTCGCCGTCGCCTACGTCTCCTACCGCAAGGGCCGTGTCCCACTGATGAGCTCTATCCTCACCCCCTTGTGGGGCGGGGATTCCAAGGGGCCGGGTGCGCGGATCATTGACGGGCTGGCGATCATCGCGACGCTGTTCGGCACCGCCGCGAGCCTCGGCATTGGCGCCCTGCAGATCGCTGGCGGTTTCGAGCTCGTCACCGGTTGGTCGCCTGCAGGCAACGCACTCGCGCTCGGCATCATCGTGCTGCTCACTATCGGCACCATCATCTCGGCGGTCTCCGGCGTGGCGAAGGGCATCCGCTGGCTGTCCAACATCAACCTCGTCCTGGCCGTCGGGCTCGCAATCTTCTTCTTTGTGCTCGGCCCGACGGTGTTCCTGCTGAACATCATCCCGGGCGTGATCGTGCAGTACTTCGGCACGATGCCCGACATGCTCGCCGCCACCACCGCCGACAGCGAGGAAGTGCGCACGTTTCTCTCGAGCTGGACCACGTTCTACTGGGCGTGGTGGGTGAGCTGGGCACCGTTCGTCGGCGTCTTCACTGCGAAGATCTCCCGAGGCCGGACCGTACGGCAGTTCATCCTGGGTGTCTTGCTGATTCCCTCGAGCATCATCGTGCTCGCATTCACGATCCTGGGTGGCACCACCATCTGGTTGCAGCGTGCTCACGGCACACTCGCCCCGGGCAACGACCCCGCCAACATCCCCGCTCCCGAAGAGGTCTTCTTCAAGGTGCTGGGCGAGATCGACGGCGGCAGCATCATCATTCCGCTGGTGATGGTGATGCTCGCGGTGTTCTTCATCACCACCTCCGACTCAGCCTCGCTGGTCAACTCGCAGCTCTCCCAGGGCGGCAACCCGCACCCGAACAAGCTCATCACCGCCTTCTGGGCCCTCTGCATGGCCGGGATCGCCATCGTGATGCTGCTCATGGGCGGTCGCGATGCGTTGCAGGGCCTGCAAAACCTCATCACCATCACCGCACTGCCCTTCGCCGTCGTGTTGGTACTCATGGCCATCGCGCTCGTGAAGGAAATGCGCATGGATCCACTGGTGATCCGTCGCGGCTACGAGCGGGCGGCTGTGGAGAAGGCCGTCCGGCACGGCATCGCGGAGCACGGCGACAACTTCGAGATCACCGTCGCGCCCGTCCCGGCAGACAGCGAGCGCGCAGTGGGCGCAGGCTTCGACTCCACCGCGGAGGAAGTCACGAACTGGTACGCCCGCACCGACGAGGACGGCAACCCCGTCGCCTACGACTACGAGACCGGCACCTACCCCGACGATCCTCCGCCTCCCGAGGATAAGACCGACGCGTGA